CGCGTGTAAGCGCCAAGACCGCGCCGGAAATTTTTCGGTCGCGCACATAAGCGTCGATGATCGATTGCGCGCGGGGAAATGGGGCTGATGTAATCTCTGTCGCGCAGCCCGCCAGACTGGCGGCGCCGCTCAATCCCAAAGCCAGAACGGAGCGCCGCGACAGTTCACTCGCCATGACTTCCTCCGCCGCCGTTTCCAATATATTACACTAAATATACCGTATGCCAACGGCTGAAGTCGGTGGGGGCGGGGCCGCGACGCCCTCTCGATTCCAGAGCGCTGTGACTGGCTGCTCCAAGAGCAAGCTTGCGCCCGGTGCAGCCGCGGGCTTGATGCCCGAGCATGCCGAAAACGATTCAACCGCACCAGCTTGCCGATGTGCTGCCGCGCGAGGGGGTGACGCTCGTCCATGGCGTCGCGGCGGAATCACAAATCCTGGCAGACGCTGCTGAGGCGTTGGGCGCAGGCAATTATCTTGGCGCGGTGTTCTTGCCGGGCTTCAACACCCGGACCTATGGCGCGGGCGCGGGCGCCACCGTGACGACATTCTTCATGACGCCGGAGCTAAAGGCCGCGTCCGCCGGCGTGCGCTTTTTGCCGTTCAGCTACACCGAGATCCTCGCGCACCTCTCCACAACGCGCATTGATGCGGCGTTGTTTTCGGTTTCGCCGCCGGATGTCGGCGGCCGGTGCAGTTTTGGCGTCAGCGTCGACTTTCTCGCCGAGCTTTGGCCACGCATTCCGATCCGCATAGCCCACGTCAATCCGTTGATGCCGCGCACCCAAGGTCACCCAGGCATTTCTTACGCGGACCTGACGGCTGTGATCGAAACGCCGACGCCGATGCCGGTCTTCGCCGACGCCGAGGATGACGTCTCGCGCGCGATCGCCGCGCACACGGCGGCTATGGTGCCGGATGGCGCGACGATCGAAGTCGGCATCGGCAAAGCGCCAAGCGCTTGCATGCGCGCGCTGTCGGGGAAGCGCGATCTGCGCATCCACACCGGCATCATCGGTGATTGGCTGATCGATCTCGAAGCCGTCGGGGCGCTCAACAAAAATGCACCGATTGTCACCGGACTCGCCGCAGGCTCGGAGCGTTTGTACGCGGAAATCGCCTCACCACGCTTTGAATTCCGGCCTGTTTCCTACACGCATTCGGCGTTGGTCATGAGCAAGCTCGAACGCTTCGTGACCATCAATTCTGCACTCGAAATCGACCTGCTTGGGCAAGCGTACTCGGAATGTGCTCCTTCGGGATTGATGTCCGGTCCAGGTGGCGCGGCGGACTTTGCGCGTGGCGCAAAGCTCGCGGGCGGCCTGCGAGTGATCGTGTTGCCATCAGATGCGCAGCGCGGACAAACGAGCCGCATCGTTGGCGCGGGCGCGGGGCGGGGGCCAGTGTCGCTCGGGCGGCTCGAAACTGACGTGGTGGTCACCGAGCACGGCGCGGCGGACCTGCGCGAACTCAGTCATGACGCGCGTGCAGAGGCGTTGATCGCCATCGCTGCGCCCGCACATCGCGCGGCGCTCTGCGAAACCTGGGCGCGTTATCGGGTAGAGGTGCTGCGTTAGCGCGCTGCGTGCGAGCTTTTGGCCCTTTGACCTCGCGGGAGCGCGCGTATAGCTGTCGAAGCTCTCTCCCCGTTGCAAGCGATCGACACGATGAGTCAGTCCACAGAATTCGCGCACGCCTTTCCTGAAATCCGCGAGTCCGTGCGCAGGCTGTGCGCTGAATTTCCGGGCTCGTACTGGCAGGCGTTGGATCGTGAGCGCGCGTACCCGAAGGAATTCGTGCAGGCGCTGACGGACGCGGGCTTTTTGTCGGTCCTGATTCCGGAAGAATATGGTGGGTCTGGTCTCGGCGTCGCGGCCGCGGCGGCCGTGCTGGAGGAAATTCACCGCTCCGGATGCAATGGCGGCGCTTGCCATGCGCAGATGTATACGATGGGCGTGATCCTGCGGCACGGAAGCGAAGAGCAGAAGCGCAAGTACTTGCCGGGTATCGCCTCGGGCAAATTGCGCCTGCAGGCGTTTGGCGTCACCGAACCGACCAGCGGCACCGACACGACACGCTTGCGCACCTTCGCCAAGCGCGACGGCGATCATTATGTCGTCAATGGGCAAAAAATCTGGATCAGCCGCGCTGAGCATTCCGATTTGATGGTGTTGCTCTGCCGCACAACCGCGCGCGAGGACGCAAAGAAGCCGAGCGACGGCATGAGTGTGTTGATCGTGGACATGCGTGAAGCGGTCGGCAACGGGCTGACCATTCGCCCGATCCGCACCATGCTCAACCACGCGACAACAGAGCTCTTCTTGGACAACGTGCGCGTGCCGGCTGAGAATTTGATCGGCAAGGAGGGTAGCGGCTTTAAATACGTGCTTGACGGCATGAATGCCGAGCGCGTGTTGATCGCTGCGGAATGCATCGGCGACGGGCGCTTTTTCATCGATCGCGCCAGCGCCTACGCTAAGGATCGCGAAGTGTTCGGCCGGCCGATCGGCGAAAACCAGGCGGTGCAGTTTCCGATTGCGCGCGCGCATGTGCAGATCACGGCCGCCAACATGATGGTGCAACACGCGGCGCATCTGTTCGACGCGGGGCTGCCGTGTGGGACCGAGGCGAACATGGCGAAAATGGTGGCTTCTGAGGCGTCGTGGTACGCCGCCGACATGTGCGTGCAAACGCATGGCGGCTTCGGCTTTGCCGAAGAGTTCGATATTGAACGTAAGTTCCGCGAGACGAGGCTTTATCAAGTAGCGCCGATCTCCACCAATCTCATTCTCAGCCATGTGGCGACGCACGTGCTGGGCTTGCCGAAGTCGTTCTGATGAGCGCGCCGGACTATCGCGCGTGGATTGGCCGCAGCGAAACGCTCACGGATGAGCTGAACGCCGCGCCGTTGCGCGGCCTCGCGGCGTTGCTTGATTATGACGCGCCGCCTTGGCGCGCGGGGTTCGCGCCGCCGCTGGCGCATTGGCTTTATTTTTTGCCGACAGCGGCGCAACACGCGATCGACGTGGACGGTCACCCAAAGCGCGGCGGTTTTCTGCCGCCGGTGGAGTTGCCGCGACGTATGTGGGCGGGTGGTCGGTTGACGTTTCACGCGCCGCTGGCGATTGGCGCGCGCATGGAGCGCCACTCCACCATTGCCGATGTCGTCGCCAAGAGCGGCGCAAGCGGCGATATGGTGTTCGTCACCGTTCGCCACGTCGTGCGGGTCAATGGCGCCGACGTCGTGACGGAAGAGCAAGACATCGTCTATCGCGGCGCGGCGATCGCGCCCGCGAAAGCTGCGCCGCCGGAGGCGCGGATCGCTGAACGCGAGCGCGGTTTTTCGCCCGATCCGACGATGTTGTTTCGCTTTTCGGCGCTGACGTTCAACGCCCATCGCATCCACTATGATCGCGAGTACGCCACCGGCGAGGAAGGCTACGAGGGCCTGGTCGTGCATGGCCCCTACATCGCCACGGCATTGATGGATCACGCGATCCGCACGTCGCCCGACGTGGCCTTCGCGTCGTTCCAGTTCCGCGCCCAGCGGCCGCTGTTTGATGGCGACGCCGCCACGCTCTGCCGGGCCGGGGAAGATCTCTGGTGCCGAAACAGCGCCGGCGAGATCACAATGACCGCGCGGATCAATGTAGCCTGACGGCGCACCAAAAATGGTCAAAAAATGCGCTCGCTGACTCGTTTTGAGGCCTTGCCGGAACGGTCCGTCAGTGGCGTGTCAGCGAGCCGGTGGCACGTGGACGGCGCCAGCAAATGAACGTGTCCCGTCGTCTCTTCGCGCTTTCGCTCGCGGCGCTTGCCTTGGCGCCGGGGGAGGCGGACGCGCGCCGTGGGCGCGGGCGTGGCGGCGACCATGACGACGCGCGCGACGCCTATGAGCGCGGAGAAGCGCTGTCTTTGTCGCGGGTGCTGCCTCGGGCCTTGCGCGCGGTGCCGGGGGAGGTGCTTGACGTTGAGCTTGCGCGCGAGCACGGGCGGCTGGTGTATGAGGTGGATATTCTGGCGCGTACGGGCCAAGTGCGCACGGTGGTGCTCGACGCCCGCAACGGCGCCGTGCTGACGCTGAGGCACGATCACCGTGGCCGCCATCGCGGCGGCGATGACGACGACGACAATTGGGGCGACGACGACTAATGCGCGCGCTGCTGGTGGAGGACGATGCGGACATCGCCGCTGACGTAAAGCTCGCGCTTGAGAGCGCCGGCTATCTGGTTGAGCGCGCAGGCGATGGCGAGAGCGCGTGGTTCCTAGGCGATACCGAGGACTTCGATGTCGTCGTTCTCGACCTTGGGCTGCCAAGGCTCGACGGCCTTTCGGTCCTGAAGCGATGGCGCGACGCCGGGCGTGCGTTTCCGGTACTGATCCTCTCAGCGCGAGGTGCATGGACCGAGAAGGTAGACGGCATCGAGGCGGGTGCGGATGACTATCTCGGCAAACCGTTTGAGGTGGGTGAACTGGTTGCGCGCGTGAAAGCCTTGGTGCGCCGCGCGGGCGGGCACGCAAGCGCGGTGCTCACCATAGGACGCTTGACGTTGGACACCCGCCGCATGGCCGTGGCGGTGGATGGCGCGCCGCAACGTGTATCGCCCCTCGAGTACCGGCTGCTGGACTACCTTGCGCACCAGGGCGGCCGGACGGTCTCCGCGGGAGAGTTGGCTGAGCATTTGCACGGCACGGACAACGCCGTTGAGGCAAACGCGATTGAAGCATTGGTGGCGCGGCTGCGCCGCAAAGTCGGCGCTGATATCATCGAAACGCGGCGCGGCTTTGGTTACGTCTTGAGCCAAGCATGATCGCGCGCTCGTTGCGTTTGCGTTTGTTGGCGGGCGCCGCGGCGGCGATTTTCGCAGCGCTCACGGTCGCCTGGTTGGCGATGGGTTATTTGTTTGAGCGCCATATCGAGCGCAATTTGCAGGATACCTTGATCCGCCACGGCCGCGATCTCGTCGCTGGCATGAGCCGCGATGCGGCAGGGGCGTTGCTGATCGATCCGCAACCCTCTGATCCACGCTTCGCGCTGCCGGCGAGCGGTCTGTATTGGCAGGCGGGTGAGGGCGCCGCGGCGATCCGCTCGCGCTCGCTGTGGGATGAAACGCTTGCGTCATCGGCGCCAGTGGCGACGCGAGACTGGAGCGCGCGCGACATCGCCGGTCCGTTCGAGTCGAAATTGCTTCTGGTGGCGCGTGACGTGCGGTTGGGCGAGGCGGATGCGCCGGTGCGCGTGATGGTGGGCGCAGATCACTCCGCGATCAGCGCGGCACGCACTGAGTTCTCGCGCGACCTGGCTATGTTCTTGCTGCTGTTGTGGGCCGTCCTCTCGGCGGCCGCGTGGGCGCAAGTGCGTCTGGGTTTGAAGCCGCTCGATGATGTTCGCGCCGCGCTTGACGCCATGCGACGTTCGCCATCGGAGCGGCTGGAGCAGAACGAGTACCCAACGGAGGCGGCGCCCCTAGCGTTGGCGATCAATGAACTGGCCGCGGCGCGTGAGCGAGACTTGGAACAGGCCCGCCGACGGGCCGGTGATTTGGCGCATTCCTTGAAAACGCCGTTGGCTGCGCTGGCGGCGCAAAGCCGGAGGGCGAGAGAGGCCGGCGCCATCGACGCCGCAGACGGCTTGGACCGCGCCATTGAAGCCGCGCGGGGCGCGGTGGAGCGGGAACTGGCGCGCGCGCGCGCCGCTGCGGCGGTGGTGGGGCCGCCGGCGGTCGCGCGAACGGTGGTCACGCGGCTGATTGCGGTGATTGAACGAACCGAGGGCGGCCAGCGCGTGGCGTTCGAAAACGCGGCGTCGCCGATGACGATGCCGGTGTCAGAGGCGCTGTTGATGGAGATCGCTGGTCCCTTGCTTGAAAACGCCGCGCGCTTTGCGCGCACACGCGTCCGGATCGGCGGTGACGCATCCACTCTGACGATCGAGGACGACGGTGAAGGCCTCGACGAGGCCGCGGCGAAGGCGGCGTTGGTGCGCGGCCGCCGGTTGGACGAAGGCGGTCCGGGGGATGGGCTTGGCCTCGCGATTGCAAACGATTTGGTAACCACGTCGGGCGGGACGCTGGCGCTTGGCCGGTCCGATCTTGGTGGATTGCGCGTTGAGGCGCGCTGGCGCCCATAGGCGCGCCGTTTATCTCGCGCTAACCATTAGTAGCCGGCTGCGGGGCCGGCTTCGAGCGTGGCGCGTTTTACGCATGGCGTCTCCGATGGGCGGTCGGATCGGGCGTGATGAAGCTCTTGGTGGTGGAAGACGACCCAAAAGCGGCCAGTTTCCTTAAGAAGGGGCTGGGCGAAGAGGGGTTTGTCGTGGACGTGTGCCACGACGGGCAGGACGGGCTGCATTCAGCCCTGTCCGGCCAATACACGCTCATGGTCCTCGACGTGATGCTGCCAATCATGGACGGCTGGAGCGTCCTTAAGGAAATGCGCGAGCAGGGGTGCAACATCCCCGTGCTCATGCTGACGGCGCAGGATTCCGTCGCTCACCGCATTCGTGGCCTTTCACACGGCGCGGACGATTATTTGGTTAAGCCGTTCGCTTTCGGAGAACTCGCGGCGCGGATTCGCGCTGTGTTGCGCCGCAATGGCGCGGCGCAGACCGCCACCTTGAAGATCGAAGACCTGACGCTTGACCCGAAAAGCAGCCTGGTGGAGCGCGCCGGCGTGAAGCTCGAACTCACGGCGAAGGAGGCGCAGCTCCTTGAGTTGTTGCTGCGTCATCAAGGAGAGGTTCTGTCGCGGACATACATCGCCGAAGCCGTTTGGGAAATGACGTTCGATAGCGATAGCAACGTCATCGACGTGAACATCCGCCGTTTGCGCGCCAAGGTGGACGATCCGCACGAGCGCAAGCTGATCCATACTGTGCGGGGGCGCGGCTATGTCATCCGTTGACGCGGCAATCGCACCAAGTCCTTCAAGCTCCGCACAGGTAAAGCACGAACCGGCGCGCCGCCGCCGCCTCGACCTGATCTACTTTGCGCTCGCGGGCTTTGACCTGCTGACCATCGGCTTCACGCTGATGCTGAGCAACTACATCATGGATCTCTACCAGCAATCAGTGACCCGCAGCGCCGTTTGGTCGGCGCGGATCGGCGAATTGGTAGAGCTTGCTCAATACGCCCAAACCGCCAACGCGCCGGGCAATGATGTGTTCGACAGTCAGAATGTCACGGTGGAGCGTGCGCGCCGGGATGCCGGTTTGTTGCTCTACGGGCAGCAGCGCGACGCCGTTTTGCAGGAGTTGGCGGCAAACGTGCCGGGTGAAGGCGCGGCCTTGATCGCCGATCAAATCCGCGCCGCCGACGCAAGCATGCATGAGATGATGCGCGAAGCTGACAACATCTTCGCGGAGATCGATCGCGGCGACGATGAAGCGGCGGGCCGGCGCATGGCGACGATGGATCGCGTCTATGCCCGGCTCACCAACAGCTTGATGCAGGCGATCGTTCAAGTGCAGCAGGTTGAAGACGCAAACTTGCGACGGCAGGTCGCGCTTGCCAGCCAACTGCGCCAACTTGAGTTCCTGGTGATGGGGCTCATCTTTTTCATCGTCGTTGGCGTCGCGTTTTACGGCCGACGCATTGGACAGGTGATGCGCGCGACCGAGGATGCGCACAATGCGATGCTGCTTGAGTTGGAGGCGGCCAACGAAGGACTGCAGCAATACGCAGACAACGTGGCCCACGAACTGCGAAATCCTGTCAACAAGATGCTTGTTGGCTCCGAGGTTGCGTTGTCGCGGTTGCGCTCGCCGGAGGAGTACCAGGAAGCACTGGTGTCCAACATCGAGGAGTGCCAGCGCCTTTCCAGCATTGTCGGCAGCTTGCTGTTCTTGGCGCGCGCGCGGCGTACAAAAGTTGACCTGGAGCGGCAAACCATTGACGTCCGCACTGAGCTCGAACTGATCCGCTCCTACTTTGAAGCGTCGGCGCAGGAAGCGGGCGTGCGGCTCTGGCTCAGCGCGCCGGCCGGCCTCGCCCTAGACACGGATCGGACGTTGTTTCAGCGCGCGATCAGCAACCTCGTATCAAACGCGATCTCGCACACCGGCGCGGGCGGGGAGATCCGTATGACCGCGGATGCAAGCGAAGGCGCCGTCAGCATCGAGGTGGCCGACACTGGCGAGGGGATATCTGAAGAAGCGCAAGCGCGCGTATTTGATCGCTTCTACCGTGTCGATGAGGTGCGCACCGCAACCAGTGGCCGGATGGGCCTCGGTTTGCCGATCGCCAAGAGCATCATGGACCTGCATGGCGGTTCAATCGCACTGGTCAGCCAGGTGGGACAGGGCACGAGCATCGTTTTGACTTTCCCCCGATAGGCGAAAAACGCTGATATCATTGCGAAAATGACAAGCTTCGTAAGGGCGGCGTCATGCTCTCGTAATGTCCCCTTGAGTACCGTTCGGATAGTGGCGCGGGCTTCCCGTCCGCGCTCATCCGGGGGGACGTCCTGGACGCCAGACCATCGGCGCCCCAGGCGGGGAGCAAAATGTCGAAGCGGCATACCGCTGATGAGATCGCCAGCAAATTAGAACGGGCCCGTGCGCTTCGCGCTCAAGGCAAGCCTGTCAGTGTGCTGAGCAACGATCTCGGCGTAACGACCACGACCTACCGTCGCTGGCGGCGCTCATTCGAAGGTCTCGAAGGCCTCGAAATTCAGTTGGTACAGAAGCTCGAGCGCGAGAACGCGCAGCTCCGCAGACGCCTCGCCGATCTCGGTGCGCGTCGTGCTCTTTCAGTCTACCACTAGACGCCAGCTCAAAGCGCGGATTGCTCCGTGGGCGGTGCGACCTGACCGCGCGCCGCGTGTCGCGCGCAGCGTGGCCATGCACGCGGTTGTTCTTTATTGCGCGCTGGTGTGGGCGAGCATTTTTTGGCTCGTTGGAACGCTCTAATCGCGATTGCGAGTTGTTCGCGAGCGATCACTTTCTGCGTTCGAAAAATTCGCCGTCTGTGTCCGTCACGCGACGAACACGCCCACCACGCGATTAACACCCACGTCATCCTGTTTCAAATTCTCCGCTTTGGGGAAAAGAATTCAACAACGTCCAAATATTCCATGAGGGTAATCGTGCGGAGGCTCGACCGAAGAAGAGCGCTCCGCGGTTGCCGCGGGCGTGGGGTGAAATAGCCAGCATTCCTGAACCCGTGGCCAACGGCGGCGCGTACGCGCGCGCCGCTTTAGGGGGTTCTTATGGTCAAGCTCATCCGCACGGATTTGGATTTTATCCTGCAGCAGATTTTGTTCGCCGAAGCTCATGCCGGCGGCGCCGATTTGCGGAGCTTGTTTCCTAACCCCGAGGTGGCTTGGGGACTGCGGACGATCGACGGATCGTTCAACAACCTTGTTCCAGGGCGCAGCGAATGGGGCGCGGCCGATAACGCATTTCCCCGCCTGCTGACCCCGCAATGGCGCGATGATCAGGACGGTGACAGCTTTGACACCAACGGCCCGGCGCCGGGCGGCCTCGTGACCAACACAAACTACAATACCTCTGGCAATGTCGTTGACCTCGACCCTCGCCTGATTTCGAACCTCATCGTTGACCAGACCGCGAACAATCCCGCTGCCGTCGCCGCCAATGGTGGCGCGCCCGTCGTAATGAGCCCCGGTCTCGACGGCATCTTCGGCACCGCGGACGACCGCGAAGTCTTCTTCATTCCAAACGTGTCGCCGGATGAAGGCCTGTCCGCGTCGTTCAACTCCTGGATGACGTTCTTCGGTCAATTCTTCGATCACGGTCTGGATCTCGTCACCAAGGGCGGCAACGGCACCATCTTCATTCCGCTGCAAGCAGACGATCCGCTGATCGCTGGCGCCGACGGCGCTTTCGGAACCGCCGACGACCTGCCTGCCGAGCAACGTTTCATGGTGGTCACGCGCGCCACACAAGTGATGACGCCCGGCGCCGACGGCATCCTCGGCACCGCCGACGATCAGCGTGACTCAGTCAACACCACGTCGCCGTTCGTCGACCAGAACCAAACCTATTCCTCGCATCCGTCACACCAGGTTTTCCTGCGCGCGTACGAATTGGACGCCAATGGCGATCCGCGAGCGACTGGCAAACTCATCGAAAACCGCGACCTCGGCGCTGACGGCATCTTCGGCACCGCCGACGACGTTGAAATCGGCGGCATGGCCACGTGGGGCGTGTTGAAAGCGCAAGCGCGCGACATCCTCGGCATCACGCTTACCGATTCCGACATTTTTGACGTGCCGCTGCTCGCGACCGATCAGTACGGCAACTTCATTCGTGGTGCGAACGGCTTCCCGCA
This window of the alpha proteobacterium U9-1i genome carries:
- a CDS encoding short-chain-acyl-CoA dehydrogenase → MQAIDTMSQSTEFAHAFPEIRESVRRLCAEFPGSYWQALDRERAYPKEFVQALTDAGFLSVLIPEEYGGSGLGVAAAAAVLEEIHRSGCNGGACHAQMYTMGVILRHGSEEQKRKYLPGIASGKLRLQAFGVTEPTSGTDTTRLRTFAKRDGDHYVVNGQKIWISRAEHSDLMVLLCRTTAREDAKKPSDGMSVLIVDMREAVGNGLTIRPIRTMLNHATTELFLDNVRVPAENLIGKEGSGFKYVLDGMNAERVLIAAECIGDGRFFIDRASAYAKDREVFGRPIGENQAVQFPIARAHVQITAANMMVQHAAHLFDAGLPCGTEANMAKMVASEASWYAADMCVQTHGGFGFAEEFDIERKFRETRLYQVAPISTNLILSHVATHVLGLPKSF
- a CDS encoding transposase, with protein sequence MSKRHTADEIASKLERARALRAQGKPVSVLSNDLGVTTTTYRRWRRSFEGLEGLEIQLVQKLERENAQLRRRLADLGARRALSVYH
- a CDS encoding uncharacterized conserved protein; this encodes MSAPDYRAWIGRSETLTDELNAAPLRGLAALLDYDAPPWRAGFAPPLAHWLYFLPTAAQHAIDVDGHPKRGGFLPPVELPRRMWAGGRLTFHAPLAIGARMERHSTIADVVAKSGASGDMVFVTVRHVVRVNGADVVTEEQDIVYRGAAIAPAKAAPPEARIAERERGFSPDPTMLFRFSALTFNAHRIHYDREYATGEEGYEGLVVHGPYIATALMDHAIRTSPDVAFASFQFRAQRPLFDGDAATLCRAGEDLWCRNSAGEITMTARINVA
- a CDS encoding DNA-binding response regulator, whose amino-acid sequence is MRALLVEDDADIAADVKLALESAGYLVERAGDGESAWFLGDTEDFDVVVLDLGLPRLDGLSVLKRWRDAGRAFPVLILSARGAWTEKVDGIEAGADDYLGKPFEVGELVARVKALVRRAGGHASAVLTIGRLTLDTRRMAVAVDGAPQRVSPLEYRLLDYLAHQGGRTVSAGELAEHLHGTDNAVEANAIEALVARLRRKVGADIIETRRGFGYVLSQA
- a CDS encoding DNA-binding heavy metal response regulator yields the protein MKLLVVEDDPKAASFLKKGLGEEGFVVDVCHDGQDGLHSALSGQYTLMVLDVMLPIMDGWSVLKEMREQGCNIPVLMLTAQDSVAHRIRGLSHGADDYLVKPFAFGELAARIRAVLRRNGAAQTATLKIEDLTLDPKSSLVERAGVKLELTAKEAQLLELLLRHQGEVLSRTYIAEAVWEMTFDSDSNVIDVNIRRLRAKVDDPHERKLIHTVRGRGYVIR
- a CDS encoding sensor histidine kinase is translated as MIARSLRLRLLAGAAAAIFAALTVAWLAMGYLFERHIERNLQDTLIRHGRDLVAGMSRDAAGALLIDPQPSDPRFALPASGLYWQAGEGAAAIRSRSLWDETLASSAPVATRDWSARDIAGPFESKLLLVARDVRLGEADAPVRVMVGADHSAISAARTEFSRDLAMFLLLLWAVLSAAAWAQVRLGLKPLDDVRAALDAMRRSPSERLEQNEYPTEAAPLALAINELAAARERDLEQARRRAGDLAHSLKTPLAALAAQSRRAREAGAIDAADGLDRAIEAARGAVERELARARAAAAVVGPPAVARTVVTRLIAVIERTEGGQRVAFENAASPMTMPVSEALLMEIAGPLLENAARFARTRVRIGGDASTLTIEDDGEGLDEAAAKAALVRGRRLDEGGPGDGLGLAIANDLVTTSGGTLALGRSDLGGLRVEARWRP
- a CDS encoding heavy metal sensor histidine kinase → MSSVDAAIAPSPSSSAQVKHEPARRRRLDLIYFALAGFDLLTIGFTLMLSNYIMDLYQQSVTRSAVWSARIGELVELAQYAQTANAPGNDVFDSQNVTVERARRDAGLLLYGQQRDAVLQELAANVPGEGAALIADQIRAADASMHEMMREADNIFAEIDRGDDEAAGRRMATMDRVYARLTNSLMQAIVQVQQVEDANLRRQVALASQLRQLEFLVMGLIFFIVVGVAFYGRRIGQVMRATEDAHNAMLLELEAANEGLQQYADNVAHELRNPVNKMLVGSEVALSRLRSPEEYQEALVSNIEECQRLSSIVGSLLFLARARRTKVDLERQTIDVRTELELIRSYFEASAQEAGVRLWLSAPAGLALDTDRTLFQRAISNLVSNAISHTGAGGEIRMTADASEGAVSIEVADTGEGISEEAQARVFDRFYRVDEVRTATSGRMGLGLPIAKSIMDLHGGSIALVSQVGQGTSIVLTFPR
- a CDS encoding 4-hydroxybutyrate coenzyme A transferase — encoded protein: MPKTIQPHQLADVLPREGVTLVHGVAAESQILADAAEALGAGNYLGAVFLPGFNTRTYGAGAGATVTTFFMTPELKAASAGVRFLPFSYTEILAHLSTTRIDAALFSVSPPDVGGRCSFGVSVDFLAELWPRIPIRIAHVNPLMPRTQGHPGISYADLTAVIETPTPMPVFADAEDDVSRAIAAHTAAMVPDGATIEVGIGKAPSACMRALSGKRDLRIHTGIIGDWLIDLEAVGALNKNAPIVTGLAAGSERLYAEIASPRFEFRPVSYTHSALVMSKLERFVTINSALEIDLLGQAYSECAPSGLMSGPGGAADFARGAKLAGGLRVIVLPSDAQRGQTSRIVGAGAGRGPVSLGRLETDVVVTEHGAADLRELSHDARAEALIAIAAPAHRAALCETWARYRVEVLR